The Streptomyces sp. 135 sequence GCGGAGTTGGTGATCCGGCCGGTGAGGAGGTTGCTGACGAAGAACGACGCGCCGCTGAGCGTCCACACGAACGCGAAGAGACCGGCGTCGAGGTCGAACCGCTGCTCGTAGAAGGCCGCGAGGTACGACAGGTAGCCCATGAACACGGCGGTGCGCAGAAACCCGATGAGCAGCAGCGGCACCGCACCACGGACGGCCGCCAGGGCCTTGAACGAGGCGAGGTAGCCGAGGCGCTGCCCGGCGGGGGCGTTGGCAGCGTTGTCTGCGGATGCCTCCTTCTTGCGGCGGGCCACGAAGACCACGGCGAGCAGCAGCGACACCACCGTCACGCCGAACAGGTCGCCCTGCCAGCCCCAGAACAGCGCGGGCAGCGCGATGACGGGCGCCGCGAGCATGGCGGTCATCGACTGCGTGGCCGTGACCAGGGTCGCCGCGCGCCCGGCGGCCTTGCCGGTGCCGAAGCGGTCGGCGGCGGCGGCCGTCAGCGCCGGGTTCAGGACGGACGTACTCGCGCCGATGAGCAGGCAGAAGACGGCGAGCATGACGAAGTCGCCGCTGGCGCCGAGCGCGGAGGAGGCCCCGAGGGCGACGAGCGCGCCCGCCGCCGCCCACTCCTTGGGCACCCGGTCGATCAGCGGGGCCAGGGCCGTGCCCACCAGCAGGGCGGCGAGGCCGCCGAGTCCGCGCAGGCCGCCCATCGCGGCGACGCTGCTGCCGGCGTCGTCGGCGATCGGCACGAGGTAGGTGCTGAAGACGGTGAACGGCAGCAGGCCCACCGCCGAGGCGAGCAGGACCGGCCACAGGGTGCGGGCCATGCGCAGATCGCCCGGGACCGGCTCCTCGGCCCTGTCCGTCGTGGGGCCCTTCACGGCGTCGACGCTCACGCACCCGCTCCGTCCGCGAGGGCGGCGCGGTAGCGGTACATCGGCGTGGCGTCCGCGCTGAACTGGGAGAACGTGAACGGCTCGGCGTTCAGACCGGTGACTCCGGCGCCGAGGAAGGCGCGGGCGACGGCGCTGCCGCTCTGGGCGTAGACGGTCAGCGGGACGCGGTGCTCGACGCAGTGCCGCAGGATCAGGTCGAAGGTGCCGTTGCTGAGCGTCATGCCGGTGGCGACCACCGCGTCGGCCTGCGCGAGGACCTCGGTCATGTCGTCGGTGACGGGGTCGCCCCACGCGGTCGTCCGCAGGTTCAGGTCGCAGGGCAGGCAGACGCCGCCCCGCTCCCGGATCGCCGCGACCAGCGGGTTGACGACGCC is a genomic window containing:
- a CDS encoding MFS transporter, yielding MSVDAVKGPTTDRAEEPVPGDLRMARTLWPVLLASAVGLLPFTVFSTYLVPIADDAGSSVAAMGGLRGLGGLAALLVGTALAPLIDRVPKEWAAAGALVALGASSALGASGDFVMLAVFCLLIGASTSVLNPALTAAAADRFGTGKAAGRAATLVTATQSMTAMLAAPVIALPALFWGWQGDLFGVTVVSLLLAVVFVARRKKEASADNAANAPAGQRLGYLASFKALAAVRGAVPLLLIGFLRTAVFMGYLSYLAAFYEQRFDLDAGLFAFVWTLSGASFFVSNLLTGRITNSAAPRVATERMLGIGLVAALVSVVGFYFTHWLPLALAMTALHAASHAIVAACVVSLIVRRCGTSLRGSALSLNAAGQSLGVFVGAALGGAGLGLAGYPGTAAVFGALVVAALGAAVLVRRGSPSDDEAEAETEAGTA